The following are from one region of the Actinoplanes sp. L3-i22 genome:
- a CDS encoding ABC transporter ATP-binding protein yields MSEVELHGFGWRHAGRRAWAVRGLDLRIRHGERVLLLGPSGAGKSTLLAALAGLLPEDSGEAAGAIEIDGLEPRKARDRVGVLFQDPQTQLVMARAGDDVAFGLENRGVPRAEIWPRVDEALRSVGFPYPLDRPTAALSGGEAQRLALAGVLALRPGLLLLDEPTANLDPPGAALIRDAIAAAVGPETTLIIVEHRVAEAVPLVDRVVVLDPGGGVRADGTPESIFAAYGDELAAEGVWVPGFPAASRVASVQLNSTADLVRTEHAAVHERLPATTLAVRAGEVLAVTGPNGAGKSTLALLLGGLLAPSAGRVTGFGDRRPPHRWRATTLTGRIGSVFQNPEHQFVTGRVADELALGPRRLRKSPAEIRRTVDELLQRLRLERLAAANPYTLSGGEARRLSVATALATAPRLLVLDEPTFGQDRRTWRELVDLMAELRDDGHGIVAVTHDEDFVRTLANRTLTIGGPAAEPRPLDGPLRGSRP; encoded by the coding sequence ATGTCCGAGGTTGAGCTGCACGGGTTCGGGTGGCGGCACGCGGGCCGTCGCGCCTGGGCGGTTCGCGGCCTGGACCTGCGGATCCGGCACGGTGAACGGGTGCTCCTGCTCGGCCCCTCGGGGGCAGGCAAGAGCACCCTCCTCGCCGCGCTGGCCGGGCTGCTGCCGGAGGACTCCGGCGAGGCCGCGGGCGCCATCGAGATCGACGGGCTCGAACCGCGCAAGGCCCGCGACCGGGTCGGCGTCCTGTTCCAGGATCCGCAGACCCAGCTGGTGATGGCCCGCGCCGGCGACGACGTGGCGTTCGGCCTGGAGAACCGCGGCGTGCCCCGGGCCGAGATCTGGCCCCGGGTCGACGAGGCGCTGCGGAGCGTCGGCTTCCCCTATCCCCTCGACCGCCCGACCGCCGCGCTCTCCGGCGGCGAGGCGCAGCGCCTGGCGCTCGCCGGCGTGCTCGCGCTGCGCCCGGGCCTGCTGCTGCTCGACGAGCCGACCGCCAACCTGGACCCGCCCGGCGCCGCGCTGATCCGCGACGCGATCGCCGCGGCGGTCGGCCCGGAGACCACGCTGATCATCGTCGAGCACCGCGTCGCCGAGGCGGTGCCGCTGGTGGACCGGGTGGTGGTGCTCGATCCGGGCGGCGGCGTGCGGGCCGACGGCACGCCCGAGTCGATCTTCGCCGCCTACGGCGACGAGCTCGCCGCGGAGGGCGTCTGGGTGCCGGGTTTCCCCGCGGCGTCCCGCGTCGCCTCGGTCCAGCTCAATTCCACTGCCGATTTGGTACGGACGGAGCACGCGGCCGTCCACGAGCGGCTACCCGCCACCACCCTTGCCGTCCGGGCCGGCGAGGTCCTGGCGGTGACCGGCCCCAACGGCGCCGGCAAGTCCACGCTCGCGCTGCTGCTCGGCGGGCTGCTCGCGCCGAGCGCCGGGCGGGTCACCGGGTTCGGCGACCGGCGGCCGCCGCACCGGTGGCGGGCCACCACGCTGACCGGGCGGATCGGGTCGGTCTTCCAGAACCCGGAACACCAGTTCGTCACCGGGCGGGTCGCCGACGAGCTGGCGCTCGGCCCGCGCCGGCTCCGGAAGTCCCCGGCGGAGATCCGGCGGACCGTGGACGAGCTGCTGCAACGACTGCGGCTGGAGCGGCTGGCGGCGGCCAATCCGTACACCCTCTCCGGCGGGGAGGCGCGCCGGCTGAGCGTGGCCACCGCGCTGGCCACCGCCCCGCGGCTGCTGGTGCTGGACGAGCCGACGTTCGGACAGGACCGGCGGACCTGGCGGGAGCTGGTCGACCTGATGGCGGAGCTGCGGGACGACGGGCACGGGATCGTCGCGGTCACGCACGACGAGGACTTCGTCCGTACCCTCGCCAATCGGACCTTGACCATCGGCGGACCCGCCGCCGAACCGCGGCCTCTCGACGGACCGCTCCGCGGATCGCGCCCGTGA
- a CDS encoding ECF transporter S component has translation MNNNSWRTIDIVIASVIAVAFGVIFWAWDAVWAATENAFLFFPPAQAVLYGMWFLPAVLSGLIIRKPGAAFFTETVAALISALLGNKWGATVIFQGAAQGLGAELAFALFRYRVFTLPVGLLSGALAGLVAAVFDWFVWTYSYELWNYRVPYALITVASATVIAGAGAWLLVRALAPTGVLDRFPAGRERALI, from the coding sequence ATGAACAACAACAGCTGGCGAACGATAGACATCGTCATCGCCTCGGTCATCGCCGTCGCGTTCGGCGTCATCTTCTGGGCCTGGGACGCCGTCTGGGCCGCCACCGAGAACGCTTTCCTGTTCTTCCCGCCGGCCCAGGCCGTCCTCTACGGCATGTGGTTCCTACCGGCCGTGCTCAGCGGCCTGATCATCCGCAAGCCGGGCGCCGCGTTCTTCACCGAGACCGTCGCCGCGCTGATCTCGGCGCTGCTCGGCAACAAGTGGGGCGCCACGGTGATCTTCCAGGGCGCCGCGCAGGGGCTCGGCGCGGAGCTGGCGTTCGCGCTGTTCCGCTACCGGGTCTTCACGCTGCCGGTGGGCCTGCTGTCCGGCGCGCTGGCCGGGCTGGTCGCCGCGGTCTTCGACTGGTTCGTCTGGACCTACAGCTACGAGCTCTGGAACTACCGGGTGCCGTACGCCCTGATCACCGTCGCCAGCGCCACGGTGATCGCCGGCGCCGGCGCCTGGCTGCTGGTCCGGGCCCTGGCCCCGACCGGCGTCCTGGACCGGTTCCCGGCCGGCCGGGAACGGGCGCTCATCTAA